Part of the Rhinoderma darwinii isolate aRhiDar2 chromosome 2, aRhiDar2.hap1, whole genome shotgun sequence genome, actactactactactactactactattattactactactattactactactactactactactattactactactgttactactactattactactactactactactactactactactactactactattactactactgctactactaccactactaccaccactactactaccactactactactactactactattactactactactactattaccactactaccacatgtcactactactactactactactgctactattactactactactactactactactactactgcaagtactactactactactactactaataataataataataataataataatagtcatcataataataataataataataataataataataataataataataataataataataataataataaaggataATAAGGAAAAATCTGTAGTTAAATAAGTTGAGAAAAAAGAACCACAGgcccatcaagtttaaccaaccCTAGATCAATTATGTCTCATTCATTGCTAACTTATTTATAATCATTAATGCTATTTGTTATTACATAAGCACCTCACCCTTTTTGAATGCTGTCTTTGTATCTGTTATTACTATCTCTTGAAGTGAAGGTAAAAAGGAGGAATAACTCCAGATGAACACCACTCATTGCTAAAGTTCCCAATCTGTGATAGTCGTCTAACTCACAGGCGGTCGGTCGGTAATCAGTTTGttggattttattttttctcacaAAACAACACATTTTGGGAACAATTAATTTCCTTGGTCAGATTCAACAAATATGTCTTATATGTTAAAAAATTATGTTTATTCAACTTTTAGGGATTTATAGTGGAGTAATTTTACATTGGGATCACAGGTTTTATCTCTTTTTTTATACATGTTAAAAtcgtatttgcttttgcagctgctgcttgacattgagtaataATAATTAGTAATAATAAGTAAACAACTGCAACTGACTTTTCTTATAAAATAACATTGTTTATTATCTTTGATTAAGGTTATAGCATGATGCAGTTCAGTTTAGTCAACTTAAAAAACAGAGACCTTGATCTGGTTTGGTTTTGCTGCAGTCCATGGTACAATTGATGGTGTTTTCTGTACGACGCCCATGCTCTTCTTCCATGTTGTGACGTATTCTATTCTAGCTGTTGAGCGTAGTGAAAATCTTCAATTTTCCAAGATTGATCACATGAAGAATTTTATGCTCCTTTTTACCAGTGAGAACGTGAACTTCACTCACCCCCCGTGCTAAAACATGTCCAAGAATGTAAAAACCATTTGCCATTTCAATTGTATGATCAAATAAACACTATATGTAATTCCTGTGGCTACAGATTGCAttatgactaaaaaaaaaactaaaaaaaaaaaaacattttataaaaaaattttttttaaaaataataattctgtaaCATAAAATATTAgacaatacatttattttatattagaaataATATTATAACGAATATCtaaataaatctaaaaaaaataatattaataaaaaaagattaaaaaaaaatgtaaaggataAAATCCAAACAAAATACGATATTTATAATGAAAGTTTTTGGAATTTTTTATACTGAACGAGACAGGATCTTCTGAAAGACTTTTTTCAGAGTATTTCTTATTTCTTTTGTTCGAAGGCAGTAGATGATGGGACTTGTAAAATGTGGCACGAAGGTATAAACGCAGATAAGCAAGACATGGACATCAGCGTTGGAAATGATTTGATATTGATTGTAGGTATAAACTACCAACCTGGGCACAAAGTACAGGAAAATAACAAACCAGTGAGTGGTGCACGTGTAAAAAACTTTATGCCAATTTTCCAAACGGGCCATTAAGTAGATTTTCCTTATAATGAATATATAGGAGAATATAATAAATGATAATGGAAAAAGATGGACAGCTAGAGCGATCGTAAAGACAGTACGTCTGGTGTAAATTGAGTCTACACAAGATAAAACCGAAACAGGTGTGAGGGAACAAAAGCAGTTCTTAATTTTATTTGGTCCACAGTAGGGCAGCTGGGCCCCCATGATAGCAATGGCTAAACCAATGAATGAGGTGATTACCCATAAAGCAAAGCAGAACATTGAAACTACTTTGTTGGTAACGATGGAACAGTAATGTAAAGGTCTACAAATGGCGACAAAGCGATCAGCGGCCATCAGCATAATAATTAATGAGTCTAGAGAACCCAAATTatgtacaaaaaacatctgaaaaaaacaagccacAAAGGACAAGGAGCCATCACCAAACCAATACTTGGCAATGATTTTTGGTAAAGTCAACGTGTCAAATATGAGGTCGGAGAGAGCCAAATTTCCAATAATAACGTACATGGGTTGGTGCAGGTGCTGGCAAAGAATAATCAGACCCAGCACCATACCATTAGAGAACAAAGCCATAATGTAGATCATAAAGAAGCTCATAGAGACAGCCATACGAAAATTTTCAGAGAGACCCGGAAAGCCAAGAAGCACAAACTCGAAGACCTCGGTTTGATTCATCGTCTTTTCAgagttctttcaaaaacagcactgcATAAAATAGAA contains:
- the LOC142740329 gene encoding olfactory receptor 6B1-like, whose translation is MNQTEVFEFVLLGFPGLSENFRMAVSMSFFMIYIMALFSNGMVLGLIILCQHLHQPMYVIIGNLALSDLIFDTLTLPKIIAKYWFGDGSLSFVACFFQMFFVHNLGSLDSLIIMLMAADRFVAICRPLHYCSIVTNKVVSMFCFALWVITSFIGLAIAIMGAQLPYCGPNKIKNCFCSLTPVSVLSCVDSIYTRRTVFTIALAVHLFPLSFIIFSYIFIIRKIYLMARLENWHKVFYTCTTHWFVIFLYFVPRLVVYTYNQYQIISNADVHVLLICVYTFVPHFTSPIIYCLRTKEIRNTLKKVFQKILSRSRHVVKGQFLITNLAREP